In Rhinolophus ferrumequinum isolate MPI-CBG mRhiFer1 chromosome 25, mRhiFer1_v1.p, whole genome shotgun sequence, the following proteins share a genomic window:
- the JAM3 gene encoding junctional adhesion molecule C, with the protein MALKRRWGLRLCARLPDFVLLLLFRDCLIGAVNLKSSNRIPVVQEFESVELSCIITDSQTSDPRIEWKKIQDAQTTYVFFDNKIQGDLAGRAELLGKTSLKIWNVTRKDSARYRCEVVARNDRKAIDEIVIDLTVQVKPVPPVCRVPKAVPVGKSATLHCQEKEGYPLPHYSWYRNDVLLPTDSRANPRFRNSSFLLNSKTGTLVFSAVQKEDSGQYYCIASNDAGSARCEEQAMEVYDLNIGGIVGGVLVVLAVLVLITVGICCAYRRGYFINNKQNGESYKNPGKPDGVNYIRTDEEGDFRHKSSFVI; encoded by the exons acTGCTTGATAGGGGCTGTGAATCTCAAATCCAGCAACCGAATCCCAGTGGTACAGGAATTTGAAA GTGTGGAGCTGTCTTGTATCATTACGGATTCGCAGACAAGTGACCCCAGGATTGAATGGAAGAAAATTCAAGATGCTCAAACCACATATGTGTTTTTTGACAACAAAATACAGG GAGACTTGGCAGGTCGTGCAGAACTATTGGGGAAAACTTCCCTAAAGATCTGGAACGTGACCCGGAAAGACTCAGCCCGTTATCGCTGTGAGGTGGTTGCCCGAAACGATCGCAAGGCCATTGATGAGATTGTCATTGACCTAACCGTGCAAG TGAAGCCAGTACCTCCCGTGTGCAGAGTACCAAAGGCTGTGCCTGTGGGCAAGTCGGCAACACTGCACTGCCAGGAGAAGGAGGGCTACCCACTGCCTCACTACAGCTGGTACCGCAATGACGTGCTGCTGCCCACAGATTCCAGAGCCAACCCCCGATTTCGAAATTCCTCTTTTCTCTTAAACTCTAAAACAGGCACTCTG GTTTTCAGCGCTGTTCAGAAGGAGGACTCTGGGCAGTATTACTGCATCGCTTCTAACGACGCAGGTTCAGCCAGGTGTGAGGAGCAGGCGATGGAAGTCT ATGACCTGAACATCGGCGGAATTGTTGGCGGGGTTCTGGTTGTCCTTGCTGTACTGGTCCTGATAACAGTGGGCATCTGCTGTGCGTACAGACGTGGTTACTTCATCAACAATAAACAGAATGGGGAAAG TTACAAGAATCCAGGGAAGCCAGATGGAGTTAACTACATCAGGACAGATGAGGAG GGCGACTTCAGACACAAATCCTCATTTGTGATCTGA